Part of the Eleginops maclovinus isolate JMC-PN-2008 ecotype Puerto Natales chromosome 3, JC_Emac_rtc_rv5, whole genome shotgun sequence genome is shown below.
GCACTGGAGGGTCCATGTTGATAAATCCaccaaataataaatgaaagtatATCTATTCCTCTGTTGTCTCATCTGTTTAGCTATGTCTTGGTAGTTTACACTATCAAAGTAGTTCCACAAATgcttcaattatttaaaaatccagTATATCTGAATTTCAGCTCTTCTGACGATGCTCATACAATCCATTGTGAAGGTTTTTATCTGAAATAAACAACCCATATCTCTGTGTCTTGGATCCTTTTTTCTTCTACCAACACCTAATGCCCTCATCCCAAAGACAAGATAGATTGGTGGACACACAGAGCCCCATTTGGCACCCGTGTTCTCTATCAATAGTTAATAAGGAGTTTGGTAACAATTCGGCCGTTCCTGAGATTAGAACACCCAGGCATCCCTGCGGTCTCTTCAGGAGAGCAGACCTTAACAGGAGTCACTGGATCCCCTGGTCACTACAAGGTATGGACACTGGACATAAAAGCGTGGCCTTAAACACGTTTTTAAAGCTTCATGAAGCAAATCTGGTGTGCAGATTACAAAAGACTAAGAAGCTGGCTAACAATCAGCTCATACCAAACGTTTTGGCTGTTTTCTGGACCATAAAGTTGGGATAAAATAAGTAGGTTAGAGTGGTCAAGatgcagaaagacagacaaaaagcttgaagaagagaaagaggataTGACGCCTTAGTGGCAATCCACTTGAAAGGGTTTGGAAACTGATCCTGACCCAAAAAAATGCAGATTGCTTGTATTCTGATGCCACTACAGGAACACACGTTAAGAGTAAAGTGACTCTATGCAAATAACATTGGATCTGAGTAAACAACCAacacaaaaagtgtgtgttgtaatgAGATCAGTGGTACAAGATTTACAGCACAAGATGTCAATCAAGTGCAACCCAAAACAGGGCAGAGTGGACACAGTAAACCTATCTTGGACCAGTACTAGCATTAGTGCCATCTGTTTTCACCTCCAGGCTGTGAATGAGAAGGGAGAAGGACGAAGACGGAAACCGATCCCAGGAGATACAAACAGATCCCTACTGTCTTCACCAATATACAGAATGGGGAAAACAGATACAGGCCAATCAATGCATGTTGGTTTTTGTTTCTTCACCAATTGAGAACTTAAAACTGTTTCAAGGAAGCGAATACATGCAGGGATGTAACTGAAAACAGCCATGACTCTTGCATGAGTGTGATTGGTGAAGTGCACTGCTGAAACAGCTACGGACAAGCCTGGAAATATATTCAAGTTAGTAATTAAGGATTAAAAGATGCGGTGTGTGCGGATTAACCCGGCTATGAACCGCCACAGGGTGCGCAGTTCAAAGCAAAGTCCAACATCTTCATTTCCCAcaatttattacaaaaaaaagacaaccttTTCTTTCTCTCGTTTAACATTTCATatacattgtatttatatatttgtgtttctatgaGTGATAAAAGTTCACatcattggaaaaaaaaacaacctggaTACAGagcaaacaataacaaagacaaCACAGTCAATCCTCTCCAAGATGAACACTGGACAATAATCAACATGGGTTTACATACAAGTACATCATTTGTTATccaagtgtgtgagtgttcgACACAGACAATGGATGCAATAAAAAGGGTCAAATTTAAACCATTTCCACatattaaaaatctaaatattttttaGAAGCATCATCTTTAATCCAACATTCTTCTATATTACAAACTTCCCCCCAAAAATGATTGTATAACACAGATGGTTGGATCTCGTTGGCTAAGATCCACACGTTTCTCACAAACAAGAGAACAAATAAACTTTTTGGGAATTCTCACATGTAGATCAGATTGTTTTTAGCTCTGTTCATTCCATTTTAATCCTGAAGACCCTGATCAAACCAATAATTAAATACCAATCGGAATAGGGCAATAGAGACGTCAAAAgtttcaaaacaacaagaaaatacTCAGGAAGCATTTCAATGAAATCAGACATTCCTACCACAtctcttcattttaaaataatcaagGAAAACTGTTAATCAACAAATAAAGAATGGCTTTAAAAGTACACTATTCCTGCTTGTTAATTATTGCTGTgagatgtattttctttatatttattttacaaaaggaGTACAAAAAGCCCATACTTGGTACAGGGTAATGCAGAGCGAGGGACAGAAGAATATGAAGCAAGTCAGAAACCCTACAACTGTGATATAGTTGTCATTGATCCTGTACGCATCAATgtaacatacatacacacatgcatactgtatatatgtttaaGTAGGCAAAGAAAAATAGATTGTATACATTTCCAACGAGCACCTAGACAAACAGTGTGCAGCCACCGTCACACTGTGTCTGTTGTTATTGAAGGACATCATTCATTGAAGAAAAACCTCACTTGTTCCTCAAGAGgataaactaaatatttaaaacgtAAAGGTGAAGCCACCAATGTACATATGAAACTGTACTCAGTATAATCTACCCATTGTAGAAGCGCTCCATGAAAGCGGTGCAGAACCATGCAGAGACATGCTGTGGATTTCAAACTGTGAGTCGGGTTGGCACAGACAGTGGTGTTGGCGTGCAACAGCTGagatattacaaaataaaaataaaatcaccaaAGCTGTAAATCCCTGCAATTTCCTGAGAGTTTAAATCAACGATATATCGATTAGTCTAAATGCTAAATGGTGGAACAGCAAAAATACCAGTCATCAATGCCTGAGAAAGTCTAGGAACATCTAAAAggctgttgtttttgtgtgtgtgtgtgtgtgtatacgcTTACTTCCTGCGTTTGTTTACCAGAGTGTTTTTGTCCAGTCTATTCAAGTGTGGTTGGGTGATTGTgcgtttttatatatttatgtttatatatatatatttatctcaCATATCTACAACATAGGTTGTTGACCTTTGGGCAGTGCTAGCTAGAGAGTTCTCTTACAATGGCtggaatattttctttttgtcagtAGCAAATCCTTGATTTTCCTCCCCTTGATATCTTCAGTCAGATATATCGCTCCGTCTTTAACTGGCTTGTGGCAGTGCAATTTAAGCCATGCAAAGCAAGGGGAGAGTACTACTCGCAGGAagaaaagaggagcagaagagCAATAAGAgctatataatataaaaactaGTGAGGGCAAAATCACTCAAGAAGAGAAAGGGGTAGACCGACAGATAAGTGTGGAGCAGGTCATTGGTCGAACGAAGGGTAGATAGGGATCTCAAAGTCATCGCCGTTGAAGTTGGCAGGCTGGTCCAGCATGGACAACACGTCCTGAATCAGATTAGAGATAAAGAGACTCACTttaagagacagagacagggagaatCAAAAGGTGCTTGAGAGAGGGATCAGGCCTGTTCACTCACAGGAAACATGTCTTGTTGGTTGCCCTGAGCATGAGGATGCTGCTGCTCTACATTACTCTGAGAGTGCTGATGGCCCCCCCACTGGGGCCACACGGCCTCCGCCGCTCGAGGGGGGAACTGTGACCCTGACTGAGCGCCGTCTGGAATAAAGCACAGAGGCGTGAGAGGACGCACCGGTTTAACAGAGAATCCGAGTCACAAATGTTACAGAAACCTACCGTAACCGTTGGTGTTGAGGCTGCCGCGCGTATTAAGCGGCGGGTAGTTTGCATTGTTGGTGGGAGTGGGAGCAGCTCCTGTGGGCATCTGGCCAAAAGAGTTGGAAGAGCCACCGCCATATCCTCCTATGGGAGCAAACTGTGGAGACATGATCTTTGCTGCCTGCGGCGCCACCTGCTGGAGGAACAGGCACATACTCACTATTGACAGGCAGTGGTGGATAAGGGGCACAGAGATTACTTCAAAGTATCAACATGGTAAAGAAGAgattaacataaaaaacaagtgCAATACTTTTGAAAAGGTACTAAggtactttccaccactgtagATAGACAGCTTGATTACTTGGATAAACGCATGCAAAAATCACTACATAGAGAATCTCTAGTATATTTAATTGGTGAATAAAGATCGATTAAAAAGCAAGACAAAGTCACAAAGTAAATCGTGCTTACCTGGTTATTAAATTGAGCTTGTGGCCTGACTCCAGCGGCAGCTCCAGGCCAGCCCCCTGCTGGGCCTCCATGCAGGGGGCTGCTGGTGCTGGAAGGCGTCACTGACTGCGGGCCTCCGTTCTGGCGAGACATCTGAGCGAGCATCTGCCCCGCCGAGTGTGCTGGCTGCGCCATCTGTGGAGCCATGGTGACCGGCCTGCAGACAAAAGTGAGGGGAGGAAGAGCTCTGTTACCTGGCTGCCAGTTACTGAGACTGAGTGCCATATAAAGGGTTATCATTCAATACTGCAAGCTAAAACAGTCGTCAAATAGACATAGAAACCACTTCTTATGGAAGCCTTCAACCCGAAAAAGGTATAAAACAATTAAGAAAAGTTGTGTAAAAGAGTAAACACTAGGAACACTGTCATGCAGCATCTGTACCGACTTCAAGCCTTTGTTCTCTCATACCCTTTATATACTGCACTTGTTAAAAGCAGGCTATTATACAATAAGGTGTCCCTGCTATCTTCGCTTTGATAGGCGAAACCTTCAGACAAGCAAATCAGTTAATAGGTTACATTAATCCGTCAGTTCATACCCGCTGCTCTGAATATTCATGTAGTTTACATTAGATAACAATTCAAGTGCTTAAGTTCtttaacatttgaacaaaagacagaaaaataacctagaaaactattttgattctcttatattcagtttattaaactgaatatctttgggtttttgacTGAGAAATCAAGACATCTGAAACTAAGAGCACATGTTTCACTATATTCTGCAActctataaaaacaaataatgaatcaaaataataatttgtagATGAATTGATGATCTGCAGTCGCAGCCCTAATCCCAATATCTTCAGATGTTAACGTACTTTGCTAAGAATCTACCTGACAGTGCTACAAAGTTGGTCTGCAGGAAAACACTTGCACAGGCATGTACTGTTCAACACAAGAAGACTGCCCACCTGTACGCATCGTTGGAACGACCAGCAGCGAAGTTATTGACTGCAGGGTAGATCTGAGTGGCGGGGGTGGAGGTGGAAGGCAGGACCTTGGTCTGATCGGGGCCTTGGAAGAGGGAAGGGTAGAGATCGGGCTTCTCCAGGCTCTTGTGATCGGGCCCGGCTGCGGTCACTGGCTGCACCGGCATCTGAGGACCACCAAACTCACTCAGTCAGGCAGCACTGCCTTTAAGACTCAAAGGGGAAACAATGACCCGACTGAAATGTTCATATTGATCTTAATTTGTAAAAATAACCACGGCATAAACAGATAGAGTGAAATACAACTAGGAAAAGTTTGGGTCATAAAAGCTCTAAAACAACGTATAGCAGAAAGGGTTAACTGAGGTCAAGCATGAACAACAGGAAGTCAGTTGCGATAATGAGTCAACATCCGGTTCTGTTTTCCTGCTGAGCGAAACTAACATCCTGCCACTGTTTCCATAAAACTGCCTGACCAGACACTTCAGCAAAATCCTGATCCAGATCTCTGCTTGGATCAAAACTGCACAGGAACGCGGATGATTCAACACTGACTGTTAAATGTTCATGATGGAATGATAACTGTTCATTCATGTGTCACCCATGGGTGCGTGGCCTAACCTGTGAGAGGGTGATCGGTCCGGCCTCATACATTCCGTCTCTGGCTCCACCTCCCTCCAGCTCCGCCTGCTGCTGTAGCTGCCTGAAAAGGGAAAcggagagagcgagagagcaagagagagggtCTAAAATAgcttcatttccattttcatgCCCCTCCACTGTTGAGTGAGAAAGCCCAAACACCTGCTGTCAAAATAGCACTCAACCCGCCACCAGTCACCAAGGCAACAAAAAAGAGAACGAGGTGAGAAGAGtaagacagagaaacaaaaggTTCTTTATACAAACACGTAGCGCTAACATGCTACACCACCTGTGTTAAACCCTCCATATTTCTACCAACTATTGCATGCTTCTTATTTCAGAGATGCACCGACGGCTTCTGTCTGACCCGCACATTTAGATCTTATTTCTATTCaagaaatcaaaatgacagcatacacaaacaatgtgttgctCTTTTAGAGGAGAAGGGTTTCTAATTAGTCAGAATTTTCAAAAttagaatgtttttttctgctaaATGGAACCACAACACAGGTCCTACTTGTTTTTAAGGCTTATTTTGGACTTGCATGTTTTCAATTCTGagctttatttattcttcactctgggtgtgtgggtgtgtgtttgtgtgtgtgtgtgtgtgtgacgtaaaACCATCACGCAGCACAAATTCATTGGACAATCTATCGACGCATCTCTACTGTCTTTGTAACACTACAGGGGAACGGAGACAAATGAGAAGCATCCCCCCGAGtggaaaaggaaacaaacacagaaggaGTGTTTGCTCTAAACAGCAGCTCTCTCCCAGGAAGAAACAACCCCTCTTCTCCCATGCAGGGGGAGGCTAGTCGGGCCTGGTCTCACCTGGCAGCCATTTGCCCCGGACTGAGCATTACTGAAGGGCAGCTTGGGCTGCCCTGGCCCAGGGAGGGGGGCAGCGAACCCCCTGGGGAGGAGATGGGGGTGAGGGGGTCCTGAGTCGAGTTTCTACTGGCCCCACAATCAGAGATgggcagaggagagggggagagggatcAGTGGGGGGCTTATTAAAGGGGTTGTGGTAATAGCGTGAGAGGAAGTGGGGGTGGAGGGAAGCATTCAGACAGAGGGATCTTTCACAACagtgacatttcaaaacatcaatGGTTTCATTATGGGCTGTATTATTTCATTGTGTAACAATGTTACAGTCAGCAGTATTGATCAAATCAACATGTGACTCACTTGACATTAACATTGGTGCAGATGATGTACTCGATCTCCTCGGAGAACGGGTTCTGGAAGGTGAAGAAGCTGGTTCTCATCAGGTTCCACTCTCTTGATTTGGAGCGAAACCGAAACATGACTGAGAGGACCTGGCCCTTCAGTTTCACCACCTGCGGACAAAGCGAGCACAACAGACACAATCTGCTGTTTTCATTGAGCATATCTTTCATTTTCGTCCTACATTACCAAAGTTCACTGCAGGAgcatttgtgtttattcaagAGGCAGAATTCATCTGGTTCACTACAGCAGAGCGAATGCTCTTGTTCAAGCTGAAGACGCAAAGTGCAAtgcttttgagtttgtgtgAGGTCAATTTAAATAACTGTATCCAAACATATTTCAAACGCCTACAGAAACAGAGGGGATGTTCAAAGTCACCAGGGAACTACAAAACAGAACTGAAGGCCAGTTGCTGAGCATTGCACACCATAATGGCTTAGCTTTGGAAAGTGCCCAGGATAGATTTAAAAAGGTCCTTGGAGTAAATTTGTtgacacatttattcatattttccttAATCCTGTTAAGTGCTTGTACATGTGGTACTACAAACACAACAAGAAACACTGAAGTAACAACTGAGTCCTCAAGAAGCTGCAGATATTCAGTCCTACCTGTTGGAAGCCGTCTCGCAGTAAGCCCTGGTCTTCAGCGTGGACGAGCTCGAGAATATTCTTCCCCAATAATTCCTGCAACACgcagcacaaaaaaacaacaacattagtTTAGAAAAGTTAGCACAAAGATTGTTGGAGGATGCATTCCCTCTGACATTCCTCCGGCTGAGTCTTACCTGGGGCTGATAGCCGACAGCGGCCACACAGCGGTGATCAACGAAAGTGAACATGCCCTGGCAGTTATGGCGCGAGATGAACTCCACCGGAACACTGATGCTGTTGATGTCTGTGTCACTCGGGCAACAAGTCacctaaaggaaaaaaaggattaGAAACTGTAGCAGGAGCATTATCACCATATTATGCTAGATAttagtgatgcgcgggttaaggatttttaacccccgcaccaacccaacccatcgtgacagccaatccgcaccgcccgacccgcaaaattacgctctgattttttaacccaacccgacccaacccgcgaaaatgggagaaaaaaaaaaaaaaagataccaatgagtttacgtcgtgatttgccaaacggtaggcctattaacgaggggttttgctcacCTTGTACTGCTGTTTGATTGTCCCAAACTTTTATATGATGCATTACTTTAGGCATTCACGGAATCTCAATCATGGAACGGCAAAATGTTCCAAACAACATAGTTTTATTCttaacacacagcagtgcacgcacgcacacacaacagGCGGTCGCATTATAAAGCCAGAGAACATCAACCATAATGTAGCATaaacaaaactgtcaaatgATTGGCTATGGAACACTCGCATTTTCTCCGCAATTTGAAgacgaaaagaaaagaaactcaCACAATACCGTAACATGGTAGGCTACATATCTCATTTGCGAGCCTATAATATTAGGCCACCTTCCCACTATGAtgcaggctattattttcgctaaacaaatgattgacaggaggcatagctcgcagcttgctgctgccttctgacgtgctgcctgtgtgcggtgcatgagacggagcgggaagagagggagaaaaccccattttatccttacacaaaagacaagcatatgaacggatacatataactataatagctggaataattgcgatttttacccgacccgcccgctacccgcattttccacggaaaaaacaacccggcccgcccgacccacgggctagcccgcgggacccacgggttttgggccagcccgTGCATCACTACTAGATATAAACAAACATGCTAAAAAGGGAAATACTTAGGCTTAATTTGGCATGAatcacatgtatttatatttgtgtatgaTTAAATTGTATATGGTTAGCTTTCTATCAGCTAATACTGTGGATTGTGACCAGACTAAACTGCATTTAGGTAGAATTTCATCTTCAAACGGATAAATGTCTCTTCGAAAATGCAATGTTCTCTTAGATTGATGATGATACTACTGCAGTTTGTTAAAGATGCATACACATCTGAGGATGGGATGTAACGATCTCACCAATTAGTAATTTGGGCATATCGACACACGAGGCGCCCTTCATACCTGTAATCTCCCAATAGCGACCAGACAGCAGCGACTGccctgagtgttgtctgagtcATCGTCTGCCAGAGAAACTCCTAAAACATGAACATGCAGAAAGTGTGTTACCATGAACAAGGAATAACTTATTAAAAGGATTATCAAAGTGTGATTTTACAGGTCTCAGCAATATAATGAAGCAAATCTGCCAGTGTATGTAAAGTGAGTGGTTTTACCTGTAGGGGGCCAGGACTTGATGTATCCTGTACAGTGGACCACTACATACTGGGGCTCCCCTTCCTTAGCTGTAGCCAAACTGTTCCTGAGGCGACGGAATAaatgatcaaacacacactaaatTAAATCAGTCCTGTTACCATGACATATGCTAAATGAGGCTTAGTGCATTGTATTGCTCCCTAGATACTAGGGGTTGCTTATTATGTGCATAGGTAtcacaattaaataaacaaacaaaaaactgttgtgttttggtCACCGGTTTCTATTCCTCAGGAAGTTCAGTCTGTTCATGGACAATGGTTCCACAGGACAAGAGCCACAcctgcaaatacacacaggcCGCCACAGGGACAGTTATGCATCCAAATTGATAGAAATAATGAAATGGATAGCTAGCTGTAGTTTGAATCACACCTCATTCTGCAGATGAATGATCGTCGGGCTCCCATACTCATTCTGGCTGACGACTGCTGGCCTTCCTTCTTCACTGTTCCCGTCTTCAAGTCCAACAACCGCCctttaaaagcaaagacagaATGGACTCAACCCTGGGAGTAATGTTGTGACCGTGCACCAACTGTTTTATATCGACAAAAGCTTTTGAGATGAATAGTGATTGCAAATTGTTGTACCTGTGCTGTTATTCTCTGCAGTAGAGAGCTGCTCTCTGAGCTTTTCCGTGTCGTCTGGGTGGAGCTGATCGTACAGGGATGACCCCAGCCATTCAGATTGAGCCTGGTTGAGGACGGGTGTCAGGGAGTCAGAGACGTAAACAATGCGACCGGTCTCACATGACACCACGAACAGGAAGCCGTCGGCGGCCTCCAAGATGAGGTGCTTCAGCTCCTATAGATAGATGGAAGACGAGTCATAGAGTAGGAATTCTCAGTGAGTGGTTTTCCATTTTTTGTGATTAACACACTTTCTCCACGTTTATAACACCCTATACTGGGTATAAACACCTCCAGCTGCTTCAAAAACACCACCTTTCAACTGCCACACACTAACAGGGACATGCACAGGTATTACACGGGGCGGTCTGGCAGCAATCTAACAAAACTGAGGAGttaaaatcattcaaaatatgtaataaagaaaataagtgTATTGAACCAGATTAACCACTTTATTCAGATTAAAAGGATATTTGTTTGAggatttatatttgtatatattagGGTGATGATATCATGAAATACATTCAAAGTTTTCTCCAAAAGCCTCAGGAGaagttttgaatgtaaaaaaaaggacCACTATTGGCTACAGCcctgtatcatttattttacacatttctttgcACATATTTCGCTTTCTGCACTACAGGTTGTCTCAGTACCTGTACATGTGTTAAAGATAAAATTGAATCTAATCAAACCTTATCTTTGCAGCACGGTCACTGTCAGTGCTGTTTACACTGTGGACCTGGAGAGGGTTGTATACAGGAATGTGCTCCCTCTGTGATAGAGACACGAGTAACTTCTATGCAATTGTCAGCAAGGAGCCTCAGCAGGAGAGTGCAGGGCACAGGAGGTTCACTTACAGTAAATTACAGTCATTGTGTATTCATTAAGttcttttttgagcaatgtaCACGTTGACCAATAGCCTGAAGGAAAGACTGgtgaaaaaaa
Proteins encoded:
- the arnt gene encoding aryl hydrocarbon receptor nuclear translocator isoform X1, with amino-acid sequence MLFQTDMSSSNQELPDPNLGMGASGPQGSGGAVVPKGTNKRRASPDFDDDDEGNKLFRCDDDSGGGNDKERFARENHSEIERRRRNKMTAYITELSDMVPTCSALARKPDKLTILRMAVSHMKSLRGSGNTNSDGSYKPSFLTDQELKHLILEAADGFLFVVSCETGRIVYVSDSLTPVLNQAQSEWLGSSLYDQLHPDDTEKLREQLSTAENNSTGRLLDLKTGTVKKEGQQSSARMSMGARRSFICRMRCGSCPVEPLSMNRLNFLRNRNRNSLATAKEGEPQYVVVHCTGYIKSWPPTGVSLADDDSDNTQGSRCCLVAIGRLQVTCCPSDTDINSISVPVEFISRHNCQGMFTFVDHRCVAAVGYQPQELLGKNILELVHAEDQGLLRDGFQQVVKLKGQVLSVMFRFRSKSREWNLMRTSFFTFQNPFSEEIEYIICTNVNVKNSTQDPLTPISSPGGSLPPSLGQGSPSCPSVMLSPGQMAARQLQQQAELEGGGARDGMYEAGPITLSQMPVQPVTAAGPDHKSLEKPDLYPSLFQGPDQTKVLPSTSTPATQIYPAVNNFAAGRSNDAYRPVTMAPQMAQPAHSAGQMLAQMSRQNGGPQSVTPSSTSSPLHGGPAGGWPGAAAGVRPQAQFNNQQVAPQAAKIMSPQFAPIGGYGGGSSNSFGQMPTGAAPTPTNNANYPPLNTRGSLNTNGYDGAQSGSQFPPRAAEAVWPQWGGHQHSQSNVEQQHPHAQGNQQDMFPDVLSMLDQPANFNGDDFEIPIYPSFDQ
- the arnt gene encoding aryl hydrocarbon receptor nuclear translocator isoform X5, whose translation is MLFQTDMSSSNQELPDPNLGMGASGPQGSGGAVVPKGTNKRRASPDFDDDDEGNKLFRCDDDSGGGNDKERFARENHSEIERRRRNKMTAYITELSDMVPTCSALARKPDKLTILRMAVSHMKSLRGSGNTNSDGSYKPSFLTDQELKHLILEAADGFLFVVSCETGRIVYVSDSLTPVLNQAQSEWLGSSLYDQLHPDDTEKLREQLSTAENNSTGRLLDLKTGTVKKEGQQSSARMSMGARRSFICRMRCGSCPVEPLSMNRLNFLRNRNRNSLATAKEGEPQYVVVHCTGYIKSWPPTGVSLADDDSDNTQGSRCCLVAIGRLQVTCCPSDTDINSISVPVEFISRHNCQGMFTFVDHRCVAAVGYQPQELLGKNILELVHAEDQGLLRDGFQQVVKLKGQVLSVMFRFRSKSREWNLMRTSFFTFQNPFSEEIEYIICTNVNVKQLQQQAELEGGGARDGMYEAGPITLSQMPVQPVTAAGPDHKSLEKPDLYPSLFQGPDQTKVLPSTSTPATQIYPAVNNFAAGRSNDAYRPVTMAPQMAQPAHSAGQMLAQMSRQNGGPQSVTPSSTSSPLHGGPAGGWPGAAAGVRPQAQFNNQVAPQAAKIMSPQFAPIGGYGGGSSNSFGQMPTGAAPTPTNNANYPPLNTRGSLNTNGYDGAQSGSQFPPRAAEAVWPQWGGHQHSQSNVEQQHPHAQGNQQDMFPDVLSMLDQPANFNGDDFEIPIYPSFDQ
- the arnt gene encoding aryl hydrocarbon receptor nuclear translocator isoform X3, with protein sequence MLFQTDMSSSNQELPDPNLGMGASGPQGSGGAVVPKGTNKRRASPDFDDDDEGNKLFRCDDDSGGGNDKERFARENHSEIERRRRNKMTAYITELSDMVPTCSALARKPDKLTILRMAVSHMKSLRGSGNTNSDGSYKPSFLTDQELKHLILEAADGFLFVVSCETGRIVYVSDSLTPVLNQAQSEWLGSSLYDQLHPDDTEKLREQLSTAENNSTGRLLDLKTGTVKKEGQQSSARMSMGARRSFICRMRCGSCPVEPLSMNRLNFLRNRNRLATAKEGEPQYVVVHCTGYIKSWPPTGVSLADDDSDNTQGSRCCLVAIGRLQVTCCPSDTDINSISVPVEFISRHNCQGMFTFVDHRCVAAVGYQPQELLGKNILELVHAEDQGLLRDGFQQVVKLKGQVLSVMFRFRSKSREWNLMRTSFFTFQNPFSEEIEYIICTNVNVKNSTQDPLTPISSPGGSLPPSLGQGSPSCPSVMLSPGQMAARQLQQQAELEGGGARDGMYEAGPITLSQMPVQPVTAAGPDHKSLEKPDLYPSLFQGPDQTKVLPSTSTPATQIYPAVNNFAAGRSNDAYRPVTMAPQMAQPAHSAGQMLAQMSRQNGGPQSVTPSSTSSPLHGGPAGGWPGAAAGVRPQAQFNNQQVAPQAAKIMSPQFAPIGGYGGGSSNSFGQMPTGAAPTPTNNANYPPLNTRGSLNTNGYDGAQSGSQFPPRAAEAVWPQWGGHQHSQSNVEQQHPHAQGNQQDMFPDVLSMLDQPANFNGDDFEIPIYPSFDQ
- the arnt gene encoding aryl hydrocarbon receptor nuclear translocator isoform X4, with product MLFQTDMSSSNQELPDPNLGMGASGPQGSGGAVVPKGTNKRRASPDFDDDDEGNKLFRCDDDSGGGNDKERFARENHSEIERRRRNKMTAYITELSDMVPTCSALARKPDKLTILRMAVSHMKSLRGSGNTNSDGSYKPSFLTDQELKHLILEAADGFLFVVSCETGRIVYVSDSLTPVLNQAQSEWLGSSLYDQLHPDDTEKLREQLSTAENNSTGRLLDLKTGTVKKEGQQSSARMSMGARRSFICRMRCGSCPVEPLSMNRLNFLRNRNRNSLATAKEGEPQYVVVHCTGYIKSWPPTGVSLADDDSDNTQGSRCCLVAIGRLQVTCCPSDTDINSISVPVEFISRHNCQGMFTFVDHRCVAAVGYQPQELLGKNILELVHAEDQGLLRDGFQQVVKLKGQVLSVMFRFRSKSREWNLMRTSFFTFQNPFSEEIEYIICTNVNVKQLQQQAELEGGGARDGMYEAGPITLSQMPVQPVTAAGPDHKSLEKPDLYPSLFQGPDQTKVLPSTSTPATQIYPAVNNFAAGRSNDAYRPVTMAPQMAQPAHSAGQMLAQMSRQNGGPQSVTPSSTSSPLHGGPAGGWPGAAAGVRPQAQFNNQQVAPQAAKIMSPQFAPIGGYGGGSSNSFGQMPTGAAPTPTNNANYPPLNTRGSLNTNGYDGAQSGSQFPPRAAEAVWPQWGGHQHSQSNVEQQHPHAQGNQQDMFPDVLSMLDQPANFNGDDFEIPIYPSFDQ
- the arnt gene encoding aryl hydrocarbon receptor nuclear translocator isoform X2 is translated as MLFQTDMSSSNQELPDPNLGMGASGPQGSGGAVVPKGTNKRRASPDFDDDDEGNKLFRCDDDSGGGNDKERFARENHSEIERRRRNKMTAYITELSDMVPTCSALARKPDKLTILRMAVSHMKSLRGSGNTNSDGSYKPSFLTDQELKHLILEAADGFLFVVSCETGRIVYVSDSLTPVLNQAQSEWLGSSLYDQLHPDDTEKLREQLSTAENNSTGRLLDLKTGTVKKEGQQSSARMSMGARRSFICRMRCGSCPVEPLSMNRLNFLRNRNRNSLATAKEGEPQYVVVHCTGYIKSWPPTGVSLADDDSDNTQGSRCCLVAIGRLQVTCCPSDTDINSISVPVEFISRHNCQGMFTFVDHRCVAAVGYQPQELLGKNILELVHAEDQGLLRDGFQQVVKLKGQVLSVMFRFRSKSREWNLMRTSFFTFQNPFSEEIEYIICTNVNVKNSTQDPLTPISSPGGSLPPSLGQGSPSCPSVMLSPGQMAARQLQQQAELEGGGARDGMYEAGPITLSQMPVQPVTAAGPDHKSLEKPDLYPSLFQGPDQTKVLPSTSTPATQIYPAVNNFAAGRSNDAYRPVTMAPQMAQPAHSAGQMLAQMSRQNGGPQSVTPSSTSSPLHGGPAGGWPGAAAGVRPQAQFNNQVAPQAAKIMSPQFAPIGGYGGGSSNSFGQMPTGAAPTPTNNANYPPLNTRGSLNTNGYDGAQSGSQFPPRAAEAVWPQWGGHQHSQSNVEQQHPHAQGNQQDMFPDVLSMLDQPANFNGDDFEIPIYPSFDQ